In the genome of Nomascus leucogenys isolate Asia chromosome 12, Asia_NLE_v1, whole genome shotgun sequence, the window ACAGTGGGGCGGGGGGAAAGTCAGGTCTGGATGTTAGGGGTTTTTCTTCTGTTGCCCTTTCACCATGTACATGTCAGGGGTCTTGAATACCAGATGGGAGGTTCACTTTTGTCCCAGAGGACTGTGGAGTCATGGAAGAACCTGAAGCAGGGAGAGGCGGGGTGGGGTTTGTGTTTGGAAGGCACACTGTTTGAGCTTCAGGAAGGTGAAAGCCTAGCATAGCCGCTGggtggagaaggagagaaagtcaGCCCGGCCTGAAGGAATCGATGGAGTCTGAGGGAGCATGGTGGGACAGGGCCTGGGGATGGAGGTGCTGTGTCCCCAGCTTGAGCAGGAGGGTTTTTCTACTCTGAACACGGGGTAGGAGTGGGGGAGATGGTTTGTAGCCCTGGTGTGGGGTTGGTGCCTGGAAGCATGAGGCACTGGGGAGGCACAGGGAGCCGATGAAAAAAGCAGTTCTGATGAAAACTATGGTCAGCAGGAAACGGGTAAGAGACCAAGAGGAGAGGGGCTTCAGGGCATCTGGGGAGGAGTGGAGCTCCATAGTACATGCCAGGAGCCTTGGTCCTGTTTCAGGAGTAGCCTACCTGAGTGCCACCAGCAATTACACATGTCTGGCTTGGTTGTAGACGTGGCAAGATAGCAAGAAGTTTCTGGCTTAACGAACTCTGTGAATGTTGGATTCACGGATTGGGTATGACTACTCTGGGTCTCCCACCCCCAGAAAGTTTAGCACAAGTCACACAGCAGTGTCAAGAAGCCCTTGTTTACATTTCACACACCCTTTAGGCCCTTCTCCCAGCCAGCCTGATACCAAATTCACAGAGTTCACAAACTCTGTGAACTCTCTCCACCTAGTTGCTGTTGCCTAAAATCCGGGAGTTCTAGATTCTTCTTTTCCTCACCCTACATATCCAAACCCATCAGCAAGTAGTATTCACTGCCACCCTTAAAACTTATTTGAGTCCATTTGCTCTCCCCCTTTACTACCTTTATCCTAGTCCAACCTCTGGGATCCTGCCTGGACTACTGCAGTGGCCTCCAACTGGTTTCCCTGTTTATGGCTCTCCCACCACACTGGGTTAAACCTTTCTCAGAGCCTTTACACATTTCATTCTGTGAGAATGAAAATACGAGCTGCTCGCTCTGACTTAGAGCCCTGCCCTTGCATGGTATACTTGAACCTCCAAGCTAATATTCTGCTTTTCCACGTGCCCCATTCAGGTTTAGCCACTCAGCTGTGCAAAATCTTATTCCCAATTTAGGGTCACCATGTGCTCTGACCTCTGCCTGGAGTGCTTTGCCCCTGCCCTCAGCTCAGTGTCACGTATGCCCTCTTGTCTCTCTTAGCACTCCGATGTTTTCTCTGTTACCTCCCTCCCCTAGAGAAGCCAACTTGCCGTGAGAGGAAGGACCCCACCTGTCATGGCCATGGCGGTAGCCTTGGTGCTTAGAGCACAGCCTGGCACATGgtgatgctcaataaatagctgGCAAGAGAGTCACTAAAGAACGAGGAACAGAGAAAATGGCACAGGCGTGGGGAGTAAAAATGATGCATCTGATTGCGCTTGAGGTGCCTGTGGGATGCCTGGTCTCAGGCTTAGAAAGGTCTGAGCTGACCTcacaccgtggctcatgcctgtaatcccagcactttgggaggctgaggcaggcagatcacttaaggtcaggagcttgagaccagcctggccaacgtagtgaaaccttatctctactaaaaatacaaaaaaaaaaaaaagattgggcacggtggctcatgcctgtaatccctgcactttgggaggccaatgtgggcggatcacctgaggtcagtagttcgagaccagcctggccaaaatggtgaaccccatctctactaaaaataccaaaaaaattagctgggcgtggtggtgggcgcctgtaatcccacctactcgggaggctgaggcaggaggttgggAGGCaacctcttgaacccaggaggcagaggttgcagtgagccgagattgcaccactgcactccatcctgggcaacagagcaagactccgtctcaaaaaaccaaaacaaaaagccGAACATGGTGGTgttgcacctgtagtctcagctactcaggaggcgaaggcaggagaatcgcttgaacccaggaggcagaggttgcagtgagctgagatcgcgccactgtattccagcttgggcaccagagcaagactctgtctcaaaaaaaaaaaaaaggtctgagCTGAGAGATTTGTGAGGGTGTCAGACGTCTGTTTTCTGACTGAAGCAGTTGACATCTCTGTTTTGAGGGCCAATGCAAGAGCAGAAGGGCTCCTGCCAAGTCAACCCTGGAAGGAGCCAGGATGGCTTAAGCCTAGGCCCCAGAGATCCCATATTGGGTTTGGTGGTGTTAACTTGAAAATCACTAGATCagctggatgaggtggctcacgcctataatcccagcactttgggtggtcaaggcgggtggatcacctgaggttaggagttcgagaccagcctgaccaatatggtgaaaccccgtctctactaaaagtacaaaaatcagctggcgcagtggcaggcatctgtaatcccagctactcggaaggctgaggcaggagaatcgcttgaacctgggaagcagaggttgcagtgagccaaggtggcgccattgtactctgtctcaaaaaacaaaacaaaaaaaatcactagatcaataaatttgaaaaggagactttatttctcttttataaagggTTACAACCTGCAGGCTGGCCATCCCACTGGCTAGGAAGCAGAGCCTCCAGCCAAAGCCTTAACAGGCacttggagggagggaggagtaaGATAGGAATTTTAGTTGAATGGATTGGTCAACAGGTTACCGGAAGAACTACAAATATTTACGGAGGGGGTCCTGACATATGCATAttgaacaaacatgcatgttaTATACCATCCATGTTCACCTTGGAGTGGAgacttaatatttaaatgtttcgCAGTTAGGCCCTATAcgtcaaaaagacaaaagcacTCAAGTGTGCATCCTCTGTAGACTGGCTGGAACCCGTCCATGGCCGATGGtcttatcaggagaaagttactgaaatcagtctcttgtcccACCAAAGCTATAATTATGGCTTGTGGAACAGGGGCGTAGGGGTCAGCATCTGACAGTGGGTGAGCTGCAAATTTTTTGTCTATTATTTATATTACCACATTATACGAATTGTTTTAATATTGGTTATCTCAAGTCCTGTACTTGTTTAGCtgccacagaaaaagaaaatcctcgCGGCAGTTAGAGCGTAGTCTCTTCTTGAAGTGCAGAGGTGCatgacttaacccttgcctggcatggCCTTAGATCCTATTTATAATTAGGTATCTTATTGACACAAACAATGCATTCTGTCAGTCTTGTGATCTCTGCTTTGACGTTAATGCTGGTCATTTGTTGTGTCTAAACTGCAAAAGGGCATGGGCATAACAAGGCATGTTTGACGTCCCTTCCCATCATAGCTGGAAACCCTGTTTTTAAGGTTCCCTGGGGTCCCGTTGGCCAAAAGGGGGTCCATTTAGTTGGTTGGGGGGTGtaggattttctttttggtttacagtTCTTAGCCCTGATGCGGACCATTTCCATCCTATCTAGGTTTACCAAGATTCAAAACACAAAGCTGACCATGAAGCGCGACGGCATTGGGTCAGTGCGGTACCAGGTCTTGGAGGTGTCTCGGCAACCACTCTTCACCAATATCACAGTGGACATTGGGCGGCCCCCGTCGTGGCCCCCTCGGGGCTGACACTAACGGACAGAGGCTCTCGGTGCCGAAGATTGCCTGCCAGAGGACTGACCACAGCCTGGCTGGCAGCTGCTCTGTGGAGGACCTCCAGGACTGAGACTGTGGGCTCTGTTTTCCGAGGGTCTTCACTAGGCCCCCTAGCTACACTTGGAAGTTTCAGAACCCACTTTGGGGGGCCTCCTGCCTGGGCAGGCTCTTCAAGTGTGGCCCTCTTTGGAGTCAACCCTCCTTCCCGACCCCCTCCCCCTAGCCCAGCCCCAGTCACTGTCAGGGTCAGGCCAGCCCCTGCACTGCCTCGCAGAGTGGCCTGGGCTAGGTCActccacctctctgtgcctcagtttcccccccCTTGAGTCCCCTAGGGCCTGGAAGGGTGGCAGGTATGTCTAGGGGGCAGTGTCTCTTCCAGGGGGAATTCTCAGCTCTTGGGAACCCCCTTGCTCCCAGGGGAGGGGAAACctttttcattcaacattgtAGGGGGCAAGCTTTGGTGCGCCCCCTGCTGAGGAGCAGCCCCAGGAGGGGACCAGAGGGGATGCTGTGTCGCTGCCTGGGATCTTGGGGTTGGCCTTTGCATGGGAGGCAGGTGGGGCTTGGATCAGTAAGTCTGGTTCCCGCCTCCCTGTctgagagaggaggcaggagccCCAGGGCCGGCTTGTGTTTGTACATTGCACAGAAACTTGTGTGGGTGCTTTAGTAAAAAACGTGAATGGAGCAGCTCCCTTGtctgtttgggggtgggggtcggGTCCCTGAACGTGGTTACCCTGAGTGTGTTGTGGTGGAAGGGCACTTGGGGTACCTGGCCCAACAAGTAAACCTGACCCGGGCCACCGTGGTTCTCCGAGCGCTGCCACTTCCTAGGCTTTCACTGGCATTAAGGGGAAGTTTGTCCTTGCACTGCTTCTGGGCCAGTGGAGGCGACGAAGTAATAAACCCGTGGACCCAGATTTCTCAGGTCTTAACACGCTCCCTGAGGCCTAAAGGTGCCCAGGGCCGAGCCCAAAGTGCTTGGGGTCAGGACTCGGTGGAGCACCAAGCTGAGTCTTAACTCCCAGCCGGTACGCGCCGCCCGCCGGACCAAACACGGGAGGGGGCGGGGCCCTAGAGTCGCGGCGTGGTTTCCCGGGTGATGGCCACGCGGAAGAGGTGGGGCTAGGGCCCTGGTTCCCACTGCCTGGTTTCTGAGTCCCCGGCATCCGAATCGGCCAAAAGCCGGGCAGAAGAGAGCGCCAAGGACTGGCGGTTCCGGACCGGGCAATCCCACCCGAGGGGACCAGCGGCAGAGCATGGGTGGGGCTTGGGAGAGGGCGGGGCCCATAGACGGGCGGGGTTTGGTGTGCGTTGCCGGCGGGCCCGCGGTACGTCCTGCACTCTGACCTGCGGCCCGTAGGTCCCAGCCGGGGACGGAGGCGCCGGTGGGTCATGCTCCGGCACTCCCCCTCGCTGTGGGAGTTGGTGGAGGAGCACGTTCCGCTCCGGGAGCGACCCGAAGTGAAGAGGATTCTGGGGGAGGCGGCGGTGGACCTGAGCCTGGAGCTGCGGgcggaggtggggagagggaaggtGGGCCACGCCCCTGGCCTGCCCCACGACTCGGGCGATTTCCCACCTCCTGCGGGTCCCTGGCCCTGCCGGGTAACTCCCGAGATCCTATCCTGGTCTCCCCTTTGACTCCgccctctccctcactcccccagcccccaccattCGGGTAACTCCCCTCCCCAGTCGACCGGCAAGATATCCCAGCTCTCCTTGCAGGTGGCGATGTTACGGGCACTGCTCCAAGAGGCTCGATCCTCTCAAGCCCCCAGCTCCCGCCCCATCTCTGACCCCTCTTCTCTTCTGGCACCACCGCCTCTCCTAAAGGACCTCTTGCGCCAGGAACTCCGGCAGTTGCTCCAGAGTCTCCGCCACAAAGCCATCTGTGAGGGCAGGTGGGAGCCTCAGGCCTGGGCCCTTTCTCTAGATACCAGGTGGGCTAGCCCTGCCCCTAACAAGGAGCCAGGGTTGCCTTTTCTGTGGTTTCCAGAAAGGAGCCTCTCAGCTTCCTTCCTGTGCACCTTCTGCAGGGACCAGGCCCAAGCTTGGGTCCAGTATAGCCCCAGGGTCCTGCACTTTGCCTTGGAGGAGCCCACGTGTGATTTTCCAGAACAGGAGATATTCCAGATGAGAGGTGGTGGGCCCAGGTAAGGTGATGGTAGGAGAGAGGGATCTGTCCCTGCTTGGCAGAGGGCCCTAGCCCACTGGTGGGTTGCACCTGGCTCCGTGCAGGAGATTCTAGTCACGGGCTGGGCACTTCCACCGCCACTTGAGATAGAGATCAGCCCATGAGGGCTACGGAAACCCAGAGGAAACACCTGCCTAGCCTGGGGACAGGCAAAGCTTCCTGGAGAAAGTGGTTTGATCTGCCTGTTGTAGTATGAGGAGCAGTTTTCAAGGAGATGAAAGAGAAGAGCTTCgtaggaagagggaagaaaggaagccaTGTCCAGCAGGCAGTTGTTCCTCAGGCATAGAGAACTGGAGTGAGGGCTGGGctagggaggcagggagagctgAAGAGGATGGTCACAAATGGTATTTACAGCTGGGActgaatgagataaaatattcatAAGTGGATGGCAGCAACTTTTTCTAATCCTCACACAGCCTGAGGAGGTGGGCAAAATCTCCATTTTGCACAAGAAGAAATTaaaggccgggcatagtggctcatgcctgtaatcccagcactttgggaggctgaggcgggaggatggcttgaggccaggagtttgagatcagcctgggcaacacaggaagaccccatctttacaaaaagtgaaaaaaaaagttagatgaggtggcacacgcctgtattcccagctacttgggaggctgaggtgggagaattgcttgagcgcaggaattcggggctacagtgagctatgattgcacctgtgcactccaacctgggtgacaaagaccctgtctctaaaaaaaaagaagaaagaagaggaagaaaagaagcagcagcagcagcagcagccgcctgggcaacatagtgagaccccatctgtgcaaaatttttttttttttttttgagacggagtctcgctctgtcacccaggctgtcactgcaagctccgcctcccgggttcacaccattctcctgcctcagcctctccgagtagctgggactacaggcgcccgccaccacgcccagctaattttttttttttgtatttttagtagagacggggtttcactgtggtctcgatctcctgacctcgtgatccgcccgcctcggcctcccaaagtgctgggattataagcatgagccaccacgcccggccctgtgCAAAAAATTGAACAGGtatggtggcgcgcacctatagtcccagctactcaggaggctgatgtgggaagagcacttgagcccgggatgtcaaggctgcagtgagccaagatagtgctactgcactccagcctgggcaacagagcacaatcttgtctcaaaaaaaaaaaaaaaaaggaaaagaaactaaagctcagaagCGATAAGTGATTTGTCTGAAGTCACACACAATGAAGGGTGGCAGAGCTCATTTGCAAACCTAGGCTCCCAAACTCACTCTTTGTACTATATTATATTGCCTTTGTGAGAAAAGAAACAGTTGTCTAGAAGTGATATTTGGGTCCTGAAGGCCTGAGGTGAGCAACATGGGGAGAGTTGATAGTGACTTCATTGCCAGCAGCGGTCACAGAGATCTCAGCATCATCAAGGACCAACTGAACGTGTCCAACATTGACCAGGTGGCCAGACACCTGAGGTGAGGCCCAGGGGCACCTGCGTGTGTGTAGGCAGGGGTGGAGACAGGGATGGATCTTGAGGTGCTGGGATTGTGAGACAGGAGGTGGGTAATATACTTGGCGGGGAGACCCATGTGCGTAAGGCTGAGAGGTGGAAAGAGCTGGCTGCTACAGAGCTAGTGAGGTTGCTTTCAGGAAGCAGCCAAGTACAGATGCCATGGCcgagcatgatggtgcatgcctataatcccagcaatttgggaggccgaggcaagaggatgatttgggcccaggaattcgaaaccagcttggccaacatggcaaaaccccatctctaccaaaacaaatataaaaattagctgggcatggtggtgcacgcctctatcagttacttgggaggctgaggtgagaggagatTGATTGAGCCCTGGAAggtaaggctacagtgagtcatgatgggtggcagagcaagaccccgtttctttctttcttttttttttttttattttgagatgaagtcttgctctgtcgcccaggctggagtgcagtggcgtgatctcggctcactgcaagctccgcctcctgggttcacaccattctcctgcctcggcctcccgagtagctgggactacagatgcctgccaccacgcccggctaatttttttgtatttttagtagagatggggtttcaccgtgttagccaggatggtctcgatctcctgacctcgtgatccgcccatctcagccacccaaagtgctgggattacaggcgtgagccaccacgcctggccgaccctgtttcaaaaataaatataaatatcttgaCACAGGGGTAGCCACAgaggattttaagcagaggaagGGCTGTGATGTGGGGGAAGATGGAGGCAAGAAGAATCACAGTGCACAAGTGTGGGAGAGAGAAGGATGCCTGCCAGGGTGAGGCAGGCGAGGGGAAGACACTTCCTGCCCAGAAAGAGCCTTGCAGGTGCCAGAAGTCTATGCTGGGGCAGCCCCCAAGCAGCAGAGGGCAGTGCGGGCTGAGGAAGGACAGGTTGGGTGGGGCTTCTGCTGAGGCTGGAGGTTGGGGCCATGTGGTGGACTCAGCTGAGCCCTGGTCCTGTGTCTCGGGTTCTGGCTGCTGCTCCGTCATCTCCCAGGGGCCTTCTGGAGGAGGAGTGTCACACCTTGGAGAGGGAGATCCCCATCCTGCAGGTGAGCCGCAGCCCTGGGCCCTCCCCTGAGCCTCACTGCTGAGCGTAGACTCTCACCTGGGTGAGACCCATGTACCTGTGTGCATACATAGGTGCATGTGCAGGCTGTGTGAGTCCTGCATCCATTTCTCAGGGGTGCATGCTTGTGTGCAGCTGCAAAATCCTGGAGGCCCAGGATTCTAGTTGAGCCCTTAAGGCCAGGGCCAACCGTTTTAGGTCTTTTGCCTCCTTCCTTTACCTAAGTCTGGGTGCAGGCCCCACCACTAGCTTGCCAAACTCAGCTCTTCCGCAAGGCTGGTATTCCCTGGGGAACGTGGCTGCCCTCATGGGGGATGGGCTGAAGGGGCTGCACGGGCCTGCCCTGGGGATCTTGGCCTCTGTATCCTGCCTTGCCCCACCCCTGCCTTGAGTCTGGGCACTGACGCAGCTCTCCCTGCAGCGCTGCCTGGAAGAGGAGTATATGAGGCCTTGCCACCCCTCTAAGGGAGCCCTGGAGCCCACCCTGGCAGGTGAGGACACGGAGCAGGGCCCAGAACACCCAGCCTCCTGCTCCCAGCCCACACTTGTACACATTCTAGAAGAGCTGGGCACTGTCTCAGCCGAATCTCTCCTTCAGAGCTAAAGGAACAGAAGAAGGCCATGGAGCAGGAGCTGCAGGCATCTGTGGGGCCTTCTTGTGTCTCTCCCAATCACAGGTAAACCAACAGTAGACACAGGGCAGGGTGGACTGAAGGATCAGACCACCACCCCTCACagttactctttctttctttttttttttttttttttttgagacggagtcttgccctggcacccaggctggagtgcagtggcgcgatctcggctcactgcaagccccgcctcccgggttcacgccattctcctgcctcagcctctctgagtagctgggactacaggcgcccgccaccacgcccggctaattttctgtatttttggtagagacggggtttcaccatggtctcgatctcctgacctcgtgatccgcccgcctcggcctcccaaagtgctgggattacaagcgtgagccaccgcgcccggccaacacagtTACTCTTTCTTGTCCAGGCAGCGGCCCTTGGGGTCCTCCACACAGGGCCTCAGCCCCCTGCTTCCCCTCTGCGGGGTTGCACCTCTCCAGTGCTGCCTGCCTGCACCTCCTCTGGAGCCCTGCCTTCGACCTCGAGGCCAGTCCACTACCCATCGCTGGGGACGGCAGCTTCAGTGCAGCCCCAGGGAAGGGCCAGCTTCCACACCTATGTCCAGTGCAGCACCCCAGGCCCCAGCCTGAAGGGCTGGTCACCGAGTAGGCTCTGGCTTCTGCCAGGACGCACCTGTCTGCCGCTGCCGCCTCAGCTGCTTTGGCCCAGCCAGCTTCAGATCTGGTCTTGGATGAGCTCTCGCCGGGACCCCAAGGCTGTTGGTCTGTCTGGCCCTTGCCCCACCCCCTTGCCAGATCCCTGGTGTCTGGAGCTGAGTGGCCGGGCATCGGTCCCAATCATCAAAGCCTTTGGCCTTTCTCCTCCCAGGCCTCCACAAAGGCCTGGCAGACAGAGGTCTCATTCCAGCCTGACTCTTGTCCCCTGGGGGACCCAGACAAAGCACAGCAGCCACTCAGAGACACGAATAGAAATTTCATTAAAATCTATGGACTTTAAAATCCTAGTGGTGCATGATGGGCAGGGATGGGCGGCGCACCGTTATTGCTACAGAGGATTAGAGGTGGCTTGGCCTGGGCTGTCACTGCACAGAGGACGGACAAATGGACACTTCAGGGATGCAGACACTTCAGAAGGGGCTCCCGCTCCAGAGAGGGGAAGGCCATGTGGGCTGGGGCCATTTGGCACATGAACGAGGGCAGCACATTTGGGAAGACTGGGCTTTTAGCCTGATGGAGGGAGGGCAAGGGGGTGTCGTGCAGGGTCCCCTTCCCCGGGGTGCTGGGCTCAAACCTCCTGTGGagcagcccccaccccatcccccagaAACAAATGCTTTGGGCAGGCTGCTGGATCACGGGCCTCTGCTGGCTGGGCCTGACAGCCAGGGCTGGAATGAGGGGCAGAGACCCTGGAGCAGCCCAGTGAGGTGCAAGCAGGCCTGGAAGACAGACTGGACCCGAGGCTGGGGTTGAGGAGGTGGCGACCACAGAGAATACaatgtttacaaaaataattacacagATAAACAGGGCTGGGCAGCACAGCCTGACAAGTAACACTGTGCAGCCCCCCAGCCCCTCATCCTGCCCCTAGGGAGGAAGAGCCAAATGTGCCTGGCAGAGGCTGGGGTCTGCTCTGAGGGCAGGAGCACTAGTCACGGGGCTGGAGGCCCACCCAGAACCTCAGCTCAGGGCAGGGTATAAGGGTATCAGAGGCCACGTAAAGCCGTCCAGGCCACTGGGGACCTGGCCCGAGACCCCTCCAAAGTGCTTTGGACCTCCCAGCaaccctccactcccacccctccccccagcTGCCATCTTGGCATCCAAAGGACGTGTAAACACTGGGGACACGAGCATGAATGACTGCACTAGCAGTGGTGACCAAGGTGACAGCAGCCGTCCTGGCCAGGGCGTGGCAGGGGGCAGGCGGAGACACCTGGTCTCTGCCTCACCAGTCTCTGCAGTGGGAGcacggggtgggggtggggccacTCCCCTGGCAGCCATGCTCATATCCGGGAGTCCTGGAGGCGGCTGGAGCCATTACTGCCCACAATGGGGATCTGGGCCTTGTCCGGATGCAGTGGCTGAACCTCGAAGCCGTCCTCAGGAGAGGGGGCCATGGTGGGGGCGTAGCGCCCAGTCCGgtgctccaggagggcagggcccCAGTCTCTGCTTGGCTTTGTGGCATTTTTCAAACGCTGCATGAGGTAGGCATGGGGCACAGGGGCAGGGCACGTCAGGAGGGAGCCCTTAAGCCCCTTCCAGCCGGCCCCTCCCATTTCGCCTGGCTACCCAGCCTGCCCCTGCCCTCACCTGGAGGAGCGTGTCCCCGTCTGTGCGGCAGAGCCGGAACA includes:
- the CCDC24 gene encoding coiled-coil domain-containing protein 24 isoform X10; protein product: MLRHSPSLWELVEEHVPLRERPEVKRILGEAAVDLSLELRAEDLLRQELRQLLQSLRHKAICEGRWEPQAWALSLDTRDQAQAWVQYSPRVLHFALEEPTCDFPEQEIFQMRGGGPSSGHRDLSIIKDQLNVSNIDQVARHLRGLLEEECHTLEREIPILQRCLEEEYMRPCHPSKGALEPTLAELKEQKKAMEQELQASVGPSCVSPNHRQRPLGSSTQGLSPLLPLCGVAPLQCCLPAPPLEPCLRPRGQSTTHRWGRQLQCSPREGPASTPMSSAAPQAPA
- the CCDC24 gene encoding coiled-coil domain-containing protein 24 isoform X9 — translated: MLRHSPSLWELVEEHVPLRERPEVKRILGEAAVDLSLELRAEVGRGKDLLRQELRQLLQSLRHKAICEGRWEPQAWALSLDTRDQAQAWVQYSPRVLHFALEEPTCDFPEQEIFQMRGGGPSSGHRDLSIIKDQLNVSNIDQVARHLRGLLEEECHTLEREIPILQRCLEEEYMRPCHPSKGALEPTLAELKEQKKAMEQELQASVGPSCVSPNHRQRPLGSSTQGLSPLLPLCGVAPLQCCLPAPPLEPCLRPRGQSTTHRWGRQLQCSPREGPASTPMSSAAPQAPA
- the CCDC24 gene encoding coiled-coil domain-containing protein 24 isoform X14 is translated as MLRHSPSLWELVEEHVPLRERPEVKRILGEAAVDLSLELRAEVAMLRALLQEARSSQAPSSRPISDPSSLLAPPPLLKDLLRQELRQLLQSLRHKAICEGRDQAQAWVQYSPRVLHFALEEPTCDFPEQEIFQMRGGGPSSGHRDLSIIKDQLNVSNIDQVARHLRGLLEEECHTLEREIPILQRCLEEEYMRPCHPSKGALEPTLAELKEQKKAMEQELQASVGPSCVSPNHSGPWGPPHRASAPCFPSAGLHLSSAACLHLLWSPAFDLEASPLPIAGDGSFSAAPGKGQLPHLCPVQHPRPQPEGLVTE
- the CCDC24 gene encoding coiled-coil domain-containing protein 24 isoform X13, coding for MLRHSPSLWELVEEHVPLRERPEVKRILGEAAVDLSLELRAEDLLRQELRQLLQSLRHKAICEGRDQAQAWVQYSPRVLHFALEEPTCDFPEQEIFQMRGGGPSSGHRDLSIIKDQLNVSNIDQVARHLRGLLEEECHTLEREIPILQRCLEEEYMRPCHPSKGALEPTLAELKEQKKAMEQELQASVGPSCVSPNHRQRPLGSSTQGLSPLLPLCGVAPLQCCLPAPPLEPCLRPRGQSTTHRWGRQLQCSPREGPASTPMSSAAPQAPA